Proteins from a genomic interval of Bombus affinis isolate iyBomAffi1 chromosome 16, iyBomAffi1.2, whole genome shotgun sequence:
- the LOC126925381 gene encoding vacuolar protein sorting-associated protein 33B encodes MDITLDDRLNVLQQISQRKLVEILDAIPGTKDLVIEQKLMKILDSFVGVSVLKRYGVEKIYRMEQGLKLSNSQHIFLVSSDLIACKRVLDQIQSEIPSNIKPHVQPYHHILVTPSVPTVLNSIIEEEGLSGLVTLQTLSWEFIRLDGNILSLENCMFIDLYYHKDTTLLPALGRSLWSLQLILGSPKLTLSFGKYSQQMFKIMESMKHCLGSSNIENEIGALIIMDRNYDLVTPLLTPVTYAGLLHEVVEINVGTGILGKSQVKLDPDKDQIYGEVRDTPCSEVFPILHGKAKSLKLEQNAIQTMKLSEMERYVATRLQKTRDLTRQLAFHISACQLIADTLSSDFQTLQKIEKCMLECRERKECLGHIERYVDDHPLRTLRLLCLLSITSDGITQNELDSIQKLYLHAHGYKHIPLFYKLHSIGLLKYRSENILHKLPNWNSEWNNNAQKLKLLPSYYKQMEQKSRSCASYVFNNVYVPLIAQILNIVVNQEKDIKSLDELINLSNCVISGQRGSLLPKMVVICIIGGITYAEITACRFIEKSTGIRLVLTSDNIITGNKLLEKVQDI; translated from the exons atggacATCACGTTGGATGATAGATTAAATGTATTACAACAAATAAGTCAACGAAAACTTGTTGAAATACTGGATGCGATTCCCGGAACCAAAGACTTAGTGATAGAACAGAAACTTATGAAAATTTTGGACAGTTTTGTAGGAGTTTCTGTACTCaa ACGTTATGGCGTTGAAAAGATTTATAGAATGGAGCAAGGCTTGAAGCTTTCAAATTCTCAACACATCTTTTTGGTTTCAAGTGATTTGATTGCTTGCAAAAGGGTACTAGATCAGATACAGTCAGAAATTCCTTCAAATATTAAACCACATGTACAACCATACCATCATATTCTAGTTACTCCATCTGTACCCACTGTTCTTAATTCAATAATCGAAGAAGAAg GATTATCTGGATTGGTTACATTACAGACATTATCTTGGGAATTTATTAGATTAGATGGGAACATCTTATCTTTAGAAAACTGTATGTTTATTGATCTTTACTATCACAAAGATACTACATTACTGCCAGCATTAGGACGTAGCTTATGGTCACTGCAACTTATACTCGGTTCTCCCAAATTAACACTTTCCTTTGGAAAGTACAGTCAGCAAATGTTCAAAATTATGGAGTCAATGAAACACTGTTTAGGCTCCTCtaatatagaaaatgaaataggAGCTTTAATTATAATGGACAGGAATTATGATTTAGTTACGCCACTTTTAACCCCTGTAACTTACGCTGGATTATTACACGAAGTAGTGGAAATAAATGTTGGTACAGGTATTTTGGGCAAATCTCAAGTTAAGCTAGATCCAGATAAAGATCAAATTTACGGGGAAGTAAGAGATACACCATGCAGCGAAGTTTTTCCAATTTTACATGGGAAAGCTAAATCTTTAAAAT TGGAACAGAATGCGATACAAACAATGAAGTTATCAGAAATGGAAAGATATGTAGCAACGAGATTACAAAAAACTAGAGATCTAACGCGACAACTTGCTTTTCATATTTCTGCTTGCCAGCTGATAGCAGACACATTAAGTTCTGACTTTCAAACCTTGCAAAAAATAGAGAAATGTATGCTTGAGTGCAGAGAGAGGAAAGAGTGTTTGGGTCATATTGAGAGATATGTAG ACGATCATCCACTGAGAACCTTACGTTTATTATGTTTATTATCGATTACAAGCGACGGAATTACCCAAAATGAACTGGACTCTATACAAAAACTTTATCTTCACGCTCACGGTTATAAACACATACcgttattttataaattgcaTAGTATAGGTTTATTGAAGTATAGGTCAGAAAATATTTTACACAAATTACCAAATTGGAATAGTGAATGGAATAATAATGCACAGAAGTTAAAGCTGTTACCCAGTTACTACAAGCAAATGGAGCAAAAAAGCCGTTCGTGTGCAAGTTACGTATTCAATAATGTTTACGTACCATTAATC gctcaaatattaaatattgttgTGAATCAAGAAAAGGATATTAAGAGTCTTGacgaattaataaatttatcaaaCTGCGTCATAAGTGGCCAACGTGGTTCATTATTACCAAAAATGGTAGTGATATGTATCATTGGTGGTATTACCTATGCCGAAATAACTGCTTGTCGGTTTATAGAAAAATCGACTGGGATTCGACTTGTACTAACCTCGGATAATATAATAACAGGTAATAAATTGCTGGAGAAGGTGCAAGATATATGA
- the LOC126925374 gene encoding eukaryotic translation initiation factor 3 subunit C, with the protein MSRFFATGSDSESDSASEEEQVQRAPTTAFTFSDEEEETKRVVRSTKEKRYEEIANLIKLIRNYKKIKDMSSMLSSFEDLMRAYQKALPVIAKEEGGQTPRFYIRCLVEMEDFINEVWEDREGRKNMSKNNSKSLTSLRQKLRKYNKDFEEDIAKFRENPDQDDDEEEEKPEEVIESEEEEDSAVPFKKAGSEASEPDTSKFKKSMADGEEGSESESDWGSSSDSESTSSEDEGQYQNIRERFIKKVTDKEEEEDKTKRKEQRKERKEKERKKKKDEDDEEGEWETVKGGVAIPSEKPKMFAKDAEINVAAVLKKLSEIIAARGKKRTDRREQIELLHELQSIADTHNLGPAVAVKIKFSIVSSIFDYNPKVSDAMKPEYWSKILERITEMLDMLLNTKDMVIAEVVSEDAEEYETPPYKIHGCVLTLVERLDEEFTKLLKECDPHSNEYVERLKDEKQVSMIIDKVQEYLERQGTVSELCRVYLRKIEHLYYKFDPNVLKQKEGELGLDVATSVQVMEKLCKYVYAHDGTDRLRTRAILSHVYHHALHDNWFQARDLILMSHLQETIQHSDPATQILYNRTIAHLGLCAFRHANIKDAHNCLVDLMVTGKVKELLAQGLLPQRQHERSKEQEKIEKQRQMPFHMHINLELLECVYLVSAMLIEIPYMAAHEFDARRRMISKTFYQQLRSSERQSLVGPPESMREHVVAAAKAMRNGNWLACNNFIINEKMNAKVWDLFYQADKVRDMLTRLIKEEALRTYLFTYSHVYDSISMPKLAEMFQLKRPVVHSIISKMIINEELMASLDDPTETVVMHRSEPSRLQSLALQLTDKVNNFVDSNERIFEMKQGNFFSRGNQGNFRDRQNYNRQGQDWGRQRRDRDRDRNREENRNY; encoded by the exons ATGAGTCGTTTCTTTGCTACTGGATCAGATTCTGAATCTGATAGTGCTTCCGAGGAGGAGCAGGTTCAACGAGCACCAACTACAGCTTTCACG TTCagtgatgaagaagaagaaactaagAGGGTTGTACGATCAACCAAAGAAAAAAGATACGAAGAGATTGCAAATCTCATCAAGCTCataagaaattataaaaagatCAAAGATATGAGCAGCATGTTGTCCA GTTTCGAGGATTTAATGCGTGCTTATCAAAAAGCTCTGCCTGTAATAGCAAAAGAAGAAGGTGGTCAAACACCACGTTTTTACATCAGATGTTTAGTAGAAATGGAAGATTTCATCAATGAAGTATGGGAAGATCGCGAGGGTCGTAAAAATATGTCAAAAAACAATTCAAAGTCATTGACTTCACTGCGTCAGAAACTTCGTAAATATAACAAAGATTTTGAAGAAGATATAGCAAAATTCAGAGAAAATCCAGATCAGGATGATGATGAGGAGGAGGAAAAAC CTGAGGAAGTTATAGAATCTGAGGAAGAGGAGGACAGTGCAGTTCCTTTCAAAAAGGCTGGATCAGAAGCAAGTGAACCAGATACTTCTAAATTTAAG AAAAGCATGGCTGATGGAGAAGAAGGTAGTGAAAGTGAATCTGACTGGGGTAGTTCTTCAGATAGTGAGAGTACAAGTAGTGAGGATGAAGGTCAATATCAAAATATACGTGAACGGTTTATCAAAAA AGTGACAgataaagaggaagaagaagataagACAAAACGAAAGGAACAGCGAAAGGAACGTAAAGAAAAggaacgaaagaagaagaaagatgaAGACGACGAAGAAGGTGAATGGGAAACTGTCAAAGGCGGTGTAGCCATTCCATCTGAAAAGCCGAAAATGTTTGCGAAGGATGCAGAAATTAATGTGGCTGCTGTCTTGAAGAAACTTTCTGAGATCATCGCGGCTCGCGGTAAAAAACGTACCGATCGAAGGGAACAAATTGAACTTTTACACGAACTGCAATCCATAGCCGATACTCATAATCTTGGACCAGCAGTAGctgtaaaaattaaattttctatcgTGTCCTCTATTTTCGATTATAACCCAAAAGTATCAGATGCAATGAAACCTGAATATTGGTCAAA AATATTAGAACGTATCACAGAAATGCTCGATATGCTTCTGAATACGAAAGATATGGTTATCGCTGAAGTGGTATCTGAGGATGCAGAAGAGTACGAAACTCCGCCTTATAAAATACATGGATGTGTGCTAACGTTAGTAGAACGTTTAGATGAAGAATTTACTAAGTTATTAAAGGAATGCGATCCACACAGTAATGAATATGTAGAaag GTTGAAAGATGAGAAACAAGTGTCCATGATAATAGATAAAGTTCAAGAATATTTAGAAAGGCAAGGCACAGTTTCTGAACTTTGCCGCGTATACCTACGTAAAATTGAACATCTATATTATAAATTTGATCCAAATGTTCTTAAACAAAAAGAA gGAGAACTTGGTCTAGACGTTGCAACATCTGTTCAAGTTATGGAGAAGCTTTGTAAATACGTTTATGCTCATGACGGGACAGACAGACTTAGAACTCGTGCGATTCTTTCTCATGTTTATCATCATGCTCTTCACGATAACTGGTTTCAAGCACGTGATCTTATTCTGATGTCTCATTTACAAGAAACCATTCAGCATTCCGATCCAGCTACACAA ATTTTATACAACAGAACTATTGCTCATTTGGGTTTATGTGCATTCCGTCACGCAAATATTAAAGACGCACATAATTGTTTAGTTGATTTAATGGTGACTGGTAAAGTAAAGGAACTCTTGGCACAAGGTCTTCTTCCTCAAAGACAACATGAACGCAGCAAAGAACAAGAAAAAATCGAAAAACAAAGGCAAATGCCATTCCATATGCATATCAATTTGGAACTCCTTGAGTGTGTTTATTTAGTTTCTGCCATGCTCATTGAAATTCCGTACATGGCTGCACATGAATTTGATGCGAGGAGAAGAATGATTTCCAAGACATTTTATCAACAGTTGAGATCAAGTGAACGTCAGTCTTTGGTTGGACCTCCAGAATCTATGAGAGAACACGTTGTCGCGGCGGCAAAAGCGATGCGCAATGGAAATTGGTTGGCTTGCAATAATTTTATCATTAACGAAAAAATGAATGCTAAAGTGTGGGACCTCTTTTACCAAGCGGACAAAGTTCGTGACATGCTCACAAGATTAATCAAAGAAGAGGCTTTAAGAACGTACTTGTTCACGTATTCCCACGTCTATGATTCGATTTCTATGCCAAAATTGGCAGAGATGTTTCAACTGAAGCGACCTGTTGTTCATTCCATCATTAGTAAAATGATTATCAACGAGGAACTTATGGCCTCTTTAGATGATCCAACAGAAACGGTTGTGATGCATCGTAGCGAACCAAGTCGTTTACAATCTCTAGCATTGCAGCTTACCGATAAAGTAAACAACTTTGTCGATTCTAATGAACGTATTTTCGAAATGAAACAAG GAAACTTCTTCTCAAGAGGAAATCAAGGAAACTTCCGTGATAGGCAAAATTACAATCGACAGGGACAAGATTGGGGCCGGCAGAGACGGGACCGTGATCGGGATCGTAATCgagaagaaaatcgaaattattaa
- the LOC126925386 gene encoding dnaJ homolog subfamily C member 7 isoform X2: MSTIAQFKEHAKMQTAKELYSGKQYKEALKEYSELIELYPNTPLLYANRAACYMMLDKYPPALKDAKKCIELDPKVYKAYVRIIKCCLILGDIVQAETTLSKLLEIDPENKGITTEKKDLEYVKKFLKDADAAYNAKDYRKVVYCMDRCCDVSNRCTRFKLTKAECLVFLGRYQEAQEIANDILHLDKQNADAIYVRAMCLYFQDNIDRAFAHFQQVLRLAPDHAKALEIYKRAKNLKKKKEEGNAAYEMEQYLKAYQLYTEALTIDPQNIVTNAKLHFNKAMVAAKLNRLNESVTECTEALKLDEKYLKALLRRAASYMELKEYEKAVRDLEKAYKMDKSSDNKRLLMEAKLALKKSKRKDYYKILGIDKNASTDDIKKAYRKRAMVHHPDRHPNATEGEKKEQEKKFKEVGEAYGILSDPKKRSRYDSGHDIDDAEGGFQDIDPNVVFQTFFQHDGYQFRTDGYTFHFG, translated from the exons ATGTCTACTATTGCACAGTTTAAAGA ACATGCAAAAATGCAAACTGCCAAAGAACTTTATAGTGGGAAACAATACAAAGAAGCATTAAAAGAGTACAGTGAACTTATTG AATTATATCCAAATACACCACTACTTTATGCAAACAGAGCTGCATGTTACATGATGCTTGACAAATATCCTCCTGCCTTGAAAGATGCAAAGAAATGTATTGAATTGGATCCAAAAGTATACAAA GCTTATGTAAGAATTATAAAATGTTGCCTGATTTTGGGTGACATAGTTCAAGCTGAGACTACTTTATCTAAGTTATTAGAGATTGATCCCGAAAATAAAGGCATTACCACAGAGAAAAAAGACTTAGAATATGTGAAAAAATTTCTTAAAGATGCAGATGCTGCATATAATGCTAAAGATTATCGTAAG GTTGTATATTGTATGGATCGTTGCTGTGATGTGAGTAATCGTTGCACAAGATTTAAATTAACTAAAGCAGAATGTTTGGTATTCTTGGGGAGGTATCAGGAAGCACAGGAAATAGCAAA tgatatCTTACATCTTGATAAGCAAAATGCAGATGCTATATATGTTCGTGCTATGTGCCTATATTTCCAAGATAATATTGACAGAGCATTTGCACACTTCCAACAAGTACTTAGATTGGCTCCAGACCATGCTAAAGCATTAGAAATATATAAGCGAGCtaagaatttgaaaaaaaaaaaggaagaaggaaatgCTGCTTATGAAATGGAACAATATTTGAAAGCATATCAATTATATACAGAAGCTTTGACTATAGATCCTCAAAATATAGTTACAAATGCAAAACTCCATTTTAATAAAGCAATGGTTGCAGCAAAG TTAAATCGATTAAATGAATCGGTAACAGAATGTACGGAAGCATTGAAACTCGATGAAAAGTATCTTAAAGCACTCTTGAGAAGAGCAGCTTCTTATATGGAGCTCAAAGAATATGAAAAAGCTGTTCGTGATCTTGAAAAAGCGTATAAAATGGATAAAAGTTCAG ATAACAAACGATTATTAATGGAAGCTAAGTTGGCATTAAAAAAATCAAAAAGGAAAGATTACTACAAAATTTTAGGTATTGATAAGAATGCATCTACTGATGATATCAAAAAAGCATATAGGAAACGAGCGATGGTACATCATCCTG ACCGACATCCTAACGCAACggaaggagaaaagaaagaacaagAAAAGAAGTTTAAAGAAGTTGGAGAAGCCTATGGTATTCTATCTGATCCTAAGAAACGGTCGCGTTACGATAGTGGACACGACATTGATGATGCTGAAGGTGGATTCCAAG ATATCGATCCAAATGTAGTGTTTCAAACATTCTTTCAACATGATGGTTATCAATTTCGTACAGACGGTTATACTTTTCACTTTGGTTAA
- the LOC126925386 gene encoding dnaJ homolog subfamily C member 7 isoform X1: MSTIAQFKECFRHAKMQTAKELYSGKQYKEALKEYSELIELYPNTPLLYANRAACYMMLDKYPPALKDAKKCIELDPKVYKAYVRIIKCCLILGDIVQAETTLSKLLEIDPENKGITTEKKDLEYVKKFLKDADAAYNAKDYRKVVYCMDRCCDVSNRCTRFKLTKAECLVFLGRYQEAQEIANDILHLDKQNADAIYVRAMCLYFQDNIDRAFAHFQQVLRLAPDHAKALEIYKRAKNLKKKKEEGNAAYEMEQYLKAYQLYTEALTIDPQNIVTNAKLHFNKAMVAAKLNRLNESVTECTEALKLDEKYLKALLRRAASYMELKEYEKAVRDLEKAYKMDKSSDNKRLLMEAKLALKKSKRKDYYKILGIDKNASTDDIKKAYRKRAMVHHPDRHPNATEGEKKEQEKKFKEVGEAYGILSDPKKRSRYDSGHDIDDAEGGFQDIDPNVVFQTFFQHDGYQFRTDGYTFHFG; this comes from the exons ATGTCTACTATTGCACAGTTTAAAGA ATGTTTCAGACATGCAAAAATGCAAACTGCCAAAGAACTTTATAGTGGGAAACAATACAAAGAAGCATTAAAAGAGTACAGTGAACTTATTG AATTATATCCAAATACACCACTACTTTATGCAAACAGAGCTGCATGTTACATGATGCTTGACAAATATCCTCCTGCCTTGAAAGATGCAAAGAAATGTATTGAATTGGATCCAAAAGTATACAAA GCTTATGTAAGAATTATAAAATGTTGCCTGATTTTGGGTGACATAGTTCAAGCTGAGACTACTTTATCTAAGTTATTAGAGATTGATCCCGAAAATAAAGGCATTACCACAGAGAAAAAAGACTTAGAATATGTGAAAAAATTTCTTAAAGATGCAGATGCTGCATATAATGCTAAAGATTATCGTAAG GTTGTATATTGTATGGATCGTTGCTGTGATGTGAGTAATCGTTGCACAAGATTTAAATTAACTAAAGCAGAATGTTTGGTATTCTTGGGGAGGTATCAGGAAGCACAGGAAATAGCAAA tgatatCTTACATCTTGATAAGCAAAATGCAGATGCTATATATGTTCGTGCTATGTGCCTATATTTCCAAGATAATATTGACAGAGCATTTGCACACTTCCAACAAGTACTTAGATTGGCTCCAGACCATGCTAAAGCATTAGAAATATATAAGCGAGCtaagaatttgaaaaaaaaaaaggaagaaggaaatgCTGCTTATGAAATGGAACAATATTTGAAAGCATATCAATTATATACAGAAGCTTTGACTATAGATCCTCAAAATATAGTTACAAATGCAAAACTCCATTTTAATAAAGCAATGGTTGCAGCAAAG TTAAATCGATTAAATGAATCGGTAACAGAATGTACGGAAGCATTGAAACTCGATGAAAAGTATCTTAAAGCACTCTTGAGAAGAGCAGCTTCTTATATGGAGCTCAAAGAATATGAAAAAGCTGTTCGTGATCTTGAAAAAGCGTATAAAATGGATAAAAGTTCAG ATAACAAACGATTATTAATGGAAGCTAAGTTGGCATTAAAAAAATCAAAAAGGAAAGATTACTACAAAATTTTAGGTATTGATAAGAATGCATCTACTGATGATATCAAAAAAGCATATAGGAAACGAGCGATGGTACATCATCCTG ACCGACATCCTAACGCAACggaaggagaaaagaaagaacaagAAAAGAAGTTTAAAGAAGTTGGAGAAGCCTATGGTATTCTATCTGATCCTAAGAAACGGTCGCGTTACGATAGTGGACACGACATTGATGATGCTGAAGGTGGATTCCAAG ATATCGATCCAAATGTAGTGTTTCAAACATTCTTTCAACATGATGGTTATCAATTTCGTACAGACGGTTATACTTTTCACTTTGGTTAA
- the LOC126925384 gene encoding uncharacterized protein LOC126925384 isoform X2 — translation MILSHLTHEQERINGITISIFQRYLFPNYPELGEKLFNYLHHAANVNTTHLSANSFKQQAEKFLSVMSDQTVLENYVKMYSDIKGDGSINPDGLKALLNISYSIAMDSSGTSPCIYKGQIIDSAVSSCFHGKHTLSVSYVSNWIWQHCPRLIYGPHRYIIHVLTTAYRNGKALLSKEQPQPHLEIPTPILEQPDSLCFPQVLLPMSYVWLLSSTLPECYLQTDDSPKDVTHALIAKRMGNVCPRHWTLLYNSSEHGTGANRFLYHVLGYRGPTLLFIRIANPDGDTSRPTYCICSAIEWRESHLYWGDEDSMGIELFPSYRVIEKGAKVLYLNTGIRGYPHGLRFGSNPRSPYISIDESFHSVSIAGAPYPIASLEVWGCGDMKLRERQLEIKKWQVKEAEKQRTVKLTAKDWKDHPDRYLLELAGRASYNESNK, via the exons ATG ATTTTGTCTCATTTAACTCACGAACAGGAACGTATAAATGGGATAACAATATCTATATTTCAACGCTATCTCTTCCCCAATTATCCAGAGTTAGGtgaaaaattattcaattatcTCCATCATGCTGCCAATGTTAATACTACGCACTTGAGTGCCAATTCTTTCAAACAACAAGCAGAGAAGTTCCTTTCTGTAATGAGTGATCAAACTGTATTGGAGAATTATGTGAAGATGTATTCTGATATAAAAGGAGATGGAAGCATAAATCCTGATGGATTGAAGGCTTTATTGAACATTTCTTATAGTATTGCTATGGATAGTAGTGGAACCTCTCCCTGTATTTATAAAGGTCAAATAATCGATTCAGCTGTATCATCGTGT TTTCATGGCAAACATACTTTGTCTGTGAGTTATGTGAGCAACTGGATCTGGCAACATTGTCCACGTCTAATATATGGCCCTCATCGATATATAATACATGTACTAACAACTGCTTACAGAAATGGTAAAGCTCTTTTATCCAAAGAACAACCACAACCACATTTGGAGATACCAACACCTATATTGGAGCAACCAGATTCTTTATGTTTTCCCCAAGTTTTGTTACCTATGAGCTACGTGTGGTTATTATCAAGCACACTACCCGAATGTTATCTTCAG ACAGATGATTCACCAAAAGATGTTACTCATGCACTCATAGCTAAGAGAATGGGCAATGTGTGTCCTAGACACTGGACATTATTGTACAATAGCTCAGAACATGGAACAGGAGCTAATCGATTTCTTTACCATGTATTAGGATATAGAGGACCTACTCTTTTATTCATACGGATTGCTAATCCAGATGGAGATACTTCGCGTCCTACATACTGCATATGTTCAGCGATAGAATGGCGTGAAAGTCATCTGTATTGGGGCGACGAAGATTCGATGGGCATTGAATTGTTTCCTTCATATAGGGTTATTGAAAAGGGAGCTAAAGTATTATACTTGAATACTGGTATCAGAGGTTATCCTCATGGATTACGGTTCGGGAGTAATCCCCGCTCGCCGTATATTAGTATAGATGAATCATTCCATTCAGTCAGTATAGCAGGTGCACCTTATCCGATTGCTAGCTTAGAAGTTTGGGGTTGTGGAGATATGAAATTAAG GGAACGTCAATTGGAAATTAAAAAGTGGCAAGTGAAGGAAGCAGAAAAGCAGAGGACCGTTAAACTAACTGCTAAAGATTGGAAAGATCATCCTGATCGTTACTTACTTGAATTGGCGGGTAGGGCATCCTACAACGAATCAAATAAATAG
- the LOC126925384 gene encoding uncharacterized protein LOC126925384 isoform X1, translating into MGNQATRGGHVSTKKADAVVHVGDNANANNLSKSSSGTELESNSHMQFFPIESLAKILSHLTHEQERINGITISIFQRYLFPNYPELGEKLFNYLHHAANVNTTHLSANSFKQQAEKFLSVMSDQTVLENYVKMYSDIKGDGSINPDGLKALLNISYSIAMDSSGTSPCIYKGQIIDSAVSSCFHGKHTLSVSYVSNWIWQHCPRLIYGPHRYIIHVLTTAYRNGKALLSKEQPQPHLEIPTPILEQPDSLCFPQVLLPMSYVWLLSSTLPECYLQTDDSPKDVTHALIAKRMGNVCPRHWTLLYNSSEHGTGANRFLYHVLGYRGPTLLFIRIANPDGDTSRPTYCICSAIEWRESHLYWGDEDSMGIELFPSYRVIEKGAKVLYLNTGIRGYPHGLRFGSNPRSPYISIDESFHSVSIAGAPYPIASLEVWGCGDMKLRERQLEIKKWQVKEAEKQRTVKLTAKDWKDHPDRYLLELAGRASYNESNK; encoded by the exons ATGGGTAATCAAGCAACACGTGGTGGACATGTATCCACCAAGAAGGCTGATGCTGTGGTTCATGTTGGTGATAATGCAAACGCAAACAATCTTTCGAAAAGTTCCTCAGGGACTGAATTAGAAAGTAATTCGCACATGCAGTTCTTTCCAATTGAAAGTCTAGCGAAG ATTTTGTCTCATTTAACTCACGAACAGGAACGTATAAATGGGATAACAATATCTATATTTCAACGCTATCTCTTCCCCAATTATCCAGAGTTAGGtgaaaaattattcaattatcTCCATCATGCTGCCAATGTTAATACTACGCACTTGAGTGCCAATTCTTTCAAACAACAAGCAGAGAAGTTCCTTTCTGTAATGAGTGATCAAACTGTATTGGAGAATTATGTGAAGATGTATTCTGATATAAAAGGAGATGGAAGCATAAATCCTGATGGATTGAAGGCTTTATTGAACATTTCTTATAGTATTGCTATGGATAGTAGTGGAACCTCTCCCTGTATTTATAAAGGTCAAATAATCGATTCAGCTGTATCATCGTGT TTTCATGGCAAACATACTTTGTCTGTGAGTTATGTGAGCAACTGGATCTGGCAACATTGTCCACGTCTAATATATGGCCCTCATCGATATATAATACATGTACTAACAACTGCTTACAGAAATGGTAAAGCTCTTTTATCCAAAGAACAACCACAACCACATTTGGAGATACCAACACCTATATTGGAGCAACCAGATTCTTTATGTTTTCCCCAAGTTTTGTTACCTATGAGCTACGTGTGGTTATTATCAAGCACACTACCCGAATGTTATCTTCAG ACAGATGATTCACCAAAAGATGTTACTCATGCACTCATAGCTAAGAGAATGGGCAATGTGTGTCCTAGACACTGGACATTATTGTACAATAGCTCAGAACATGGAACAGGAGCTAATCGATTTCTTTACCATGTATTAGGATATAGAGGACCTACTCTTTTATTCATACGGATTGCTAATCCAGATGGAGATACTTCGCGTCCTACATACTGCATATGTTCAGCGATAGAATGGCGTGAAAGTCATCTGTATTGGGGCGACGAAGATTCGATGGGCATTGAATTGTTTCCTTCATATAGGGTTATTGAAAAGGGAGCTAAAGTATTATACTTGAATACTGGTATCAGAGGTTATCCTCATGGATTACGGTTCGGGAGTAATCCCCGCTCGCCGTATATTAGTATAGATGAATCATTCCATTCAGTCAGTATAGCAGGTGCACCTTATCCGATTGCTAGCTTAGAAGTTTGGGGTTGTGGAGATATGAAATTAAG GGAACGTCAATTGGAAATTAAAAAGTGGCAAGTGAAGGAAGCAGAAAAGCAGAGGACCGTTAAACTAACTGCTAAAGATTGGAAAGATCATCCTGATCGTTACTTACTTGAATTGGCGGGTAGGGCATCCTACAACGAATCAAATAAATAG